One window of the Tachypleus tridentatus isolate NWPU-2018 chromosome 10, ASM421037v1, whole genome shotgun sequence genome contains the following:
- the LOC143229038 gene encoding E3 ubiquitin-protein ligase RNF4-like, with product MEIIDLCNTSRDLPSCIDLTREGEEEEVVDLTSLNDTSIEFSHLVSPFRQSEIQTEQRTLRALRRRHSYLPFRMYQTTSRSSFSGFDQQDNGHERDNNLLVFDLGISRNVSKKNDDDDDSPLRKNITCPVCFDSERTIQFSQRQLVSTVCGHVFCNTCIHNAIQNSHACPNCRKRLTPKQYHPIFI from the exons ATGGAAATTATTGACTTGTGTAATACATCTCGTG ACCTTCCTTCTTGCATTGACCTTACTAGAGAAGGTGAAGAAGAAGAGGTGGTTGATCTGACTTCTCTGAATGATACAAGTATCGAA ttttctcatTTGGTTTCACCATTTCGACAAAGTGAAATCCAAACGGAGCAAAGAACTTTGCGAGCTTTGCGAAGACGACATTCTTATTTACCATTTAGAATGTACCAGACCACTAGCAGATCAAGCTTTTCAGGGTTTGATCAACAGGATAATGGTCATGAAAGGGACAACAATTTACTTGTTTTTGATCTTGGAATTTCAAGAAATGT atCCAAGAagaatgatgatgatgatgattctCCTCTCAGGAAGAATATAACTTGTCCAGTTTGTTTTGATTCAGAAAGAACT ATCCAGTTTTCACAGCGACAACTTGTATCTACTGTTTGTGGCCATGTCTTTTGTAATACTTGTATCCACAATGCCATTCAAAATAGTCATGCCTGCCCAAACTGCCGGAAGAGGTTAACACCCAAACAATATCACCCTATATTTATCTAA